Genomic DNA from Desertifilum tharense IPPAS B-1220:
AAAGTGGCTTTTGTACCTTTGAAATCGTTAGTCCTTTAGAACCTATCATTCTGCGACAAAAAGTATTCACCACTTCAGCGAAACTCGTCCCCAGTCCAGAAGCTACTAAGCAAACTTTATCAAATTTGTCAATCCTTTTAAGCCAAGAATTAAAGCGAGAAATTTTACCGCAAGATATCCAAAATGGCTTATATGCAGACTTATTTGAAAACCGAATTTTGACGCAATTTGATACCCCCGACGCCGAGAGTTTAATTCACCGCTACAACTTATCTCAAGTTCAAGGTATCTTTTACAGAGCCACGAATATCAAAATCACCGCACATCGCAACGTTCCCGGAGAGTATAAGCTGTTATTCCGCTATCTAAAGTTGTTTCAACTGATGGCATATATTGAAGGCGATGCCGATCATGGGTTTACGATTACCATTGATGGCCCTGCCAGTTTGTTCAAGTCTAGCACGCGCTACGGATTGGCGATCGCCAAATTAATTCCCGCCTTATTGCACGTCACCAAATGGAGTTTGCAAGCCACCCTCCAAACCCGCGACTATTACACGGGTGCTAGCAAACAAGGCTTTTTTAGTTTAGACTCCCAATGCAATTTAGTCAGCCATTATTCCGCTGACAAAACCTATGACAGCATGTTAGAAGAAGCCTTCGCCAATCGTTGGGATAAACTCAAAACCGATTGGGTATTAGAACGCGAAGTTGATTTAATCCCCATTCCGGGTAGCGTCATGATTCCCGATTTTCGCCTCGTTCATCCCGATGGCAGAAACTACCTATTAGAAATTGTAGGATACTGGCGTCTTGAATATCTCCAAAAGAAATTCTATCAAGTCCGCCGTTCCGATTGCGATAACTTGATTTTGGCTATTTCCGAACGCTTAAACCTAGAAAAAGCCGGAGTTAAACTCAAAGATACTCCCGCCAAAATTATCTGGTTTAAAGATAAGCTATCCCCAAAAGCAGTTTTAGAACAATTAGACTCTTAATTTCTTAAAATTTCAAATGCTAAGGAGGTTGACAAGATAAAGTGATTGTAGATGAAGCCACCCAAATCGCTACTATTCAAGCCATTGAGGAAATCAGAAAACAAGTTATTTGGAAACCTCAAAAATCAATCCCTCACTTGCAGAAAAGGATTAATTTAGGTCATTTACCCCAGGAAGCTACCCTCGCACAATATAATGCTATCATCACTTCTATTGTCACTAGTCGCGATGCTAAAGTTTATCTTTATAGACATGAAACCATAATTTATCCTACATTAGTCGCTATTATAGAAAATAGAGTTTGGTTAGTCATGATTGGCTTAGATGGCGTTTTAGAAACAGCATTCCCTCCCGATAACCCCGAACGTTATCTGAGTAAGCCACAATTCTTCTACTGGGGTTCAGTTCAGGAGTTAAAGATATGAATCCTCTTTTAAAAAACTATTGCGTCAGCGTTGATTTTCCTGATGTGAGTGGTGCAGAGCATTTAGAAATGCTGGAGATGCGCGATCGCATTTTGGAAATTGAAACGCAATTCAGTTCTGAAGAGAAAGCATTACTAGCCAACGCGGATCGCCAATTGGTAGCAAAAGCACCGGAATTTGATCGGGAAATCTCGCGTTTCATCAACCTCCCAGGAAGACGAAACGAGCAAGCTATCCCCCCGCAGCGTTGGTGGTGGTATCTGGATGTCCTAGCAGTTTTACCCATCCACCTCAAACCAGAGGAAATTGCTCAAGTTTAAACTGATTAAGCCTTAGAACCCTCGTGTTTCAGCGCGTATTCGCGGAAGCGTTCTAAATCGGCTTGAATGGTCGATTCTACCACGCGACCGAGAAACAGATTATCCATAAGCTGACCTAGGATACCGGGAATGGCATAGGCTACCGTAAGTTTAACGATACTGCTGCCGTGGCGGTCGTAAAAGCGGATTGCGCCGCGATTGGGTAAACCATCCACTGATTCCCATTGAATGATTTGATGGGGAACAAGCTTGAGGATGCGGGATAGCCAGCTAAACTCTAAACCACCAGTAGCGAGTTTCCAACGCGATAGATCGGGATTATCTTCTAAAACCTTAACTGAGTCTATCCACTTCATCCAGCGTGGCATCTGTTCTAAATCGGACCACAGTTCCCAGGAGGTTTCAATGGGGACTGCTACTTCTACTTGAACGCTATGTTCTAACCAGTCTGTCATGTTTGGGAATCGGGAATGGGAGTTTAAGCCGAAATCGATTCTAAAATCGCTTTGGCAGCTTGTTTACCGGAAAGGGTCGCACCTTCCATACTATCGATGTAGTCTTGTTGGGTGTAACTCCCCGCAAGGAAGAAATTCGGAATGGGGGTTTTTTGGGGAGGACGATAGGGGTCCATTCCCGGTGCTTCGCGATAGAGAGATTGCGCCAGCTTAACGACACTATACCAAGTCATGTTCAGTTCTCGCGAAGAGGGGAACAGATCGTGGACTTGCTTGAGGACATGTTGCGCGATCGCCTCATTGTTTTGTTTAATAAATGGGTCGCCAGGAGTGAGAACAACCTGCAACAGCGAACCTTGTCCTTCTCGATAGTAATCGCTGGGACTGGTTAAGGCGAGATCGGCAAAACAGGAGAAATCGGCATCCGCCGTATAGAGTAAATTATCAATTCCTGCGGCTTTTTGCAGTTGTTGGCGCTGTTGCGGATCGTTGAGTTCTGTCACCCACCCATCAAACCGCAGTTGAACGGTGGCGACGGGAACCGCATCTAGCTTGTAAATGTTGTCAAATTCCGACCATTTGCGCCAAGCTTCCGGTAAGAGGCGTTGAATTCCGGGAACGTCGCAGGCGGCGACATAGGCGTCAGCCGTAACGAGTTCTTCGGTTTCCCCTTGCGCCACAACGATTCCGGTGACGTGGGTTTTGCCGTTTTCTTCGCGAAATTGAACTTCCCGAACGCGGCGACGGGTATAAACTTTCGTCCCTCTGGCTTCTAAATAGCGCAAAATCGGTTGGTGCAGGTATTCATCCGGGGAACCTTCCAACATCCGCAACACCGAAGCCTCGGTTCTGGCGGCGAAGAGTTGGAAAATTGTCAGCATACAACGCGCTGACATCTTCTCGGTATCGATAAATCCTAAAGCGTAGGCGATGGGGTTCCACATGCGCTTGAGGCTACCTTGGGAACCGCCTTGTTTTCTAAACCAGTCCGCAAAGCTGATCCGGTCTAAGTCGCGGATGGTTCGCATGGCTCCTTCAAAGTCTACCAAACCTCGGACGATCGGGCTGGTGCCGAGGGCGATCGCATTTTGCAGTTTATCTTGTAGCGACAGTTGGGAGGTGGTGAAAAACGCCTTTAATCCATTGAACGGCGCGCCAGTGATAAAGCGAAAGTCCAAAGCGCCTGTGACGCCGCCTCGGTTGATAAAGGTGTGGATGTGGTCTTTCAGCAGCAGGCTATCGATAGCGCCGACTTTCTGCATCAGTTCAAACAGATTGTAATAGCAGCCAAAAAAGACGTGCAATCCCATCTCAACATGGTTGCCATCCGCATCTACCCAACTGCCGACCTTACCGCCAACAAACGGACGAGATTCAAAGATTTCGACCTCATGACCTGCATCCGCTAAGTCGATAGCTGTTGCTAGACCTGCTAACCCCGCTCCAACGATCGCAACTCGCATCCTACACTCTAGTTGATTAATGAATCTTGCTTAATGAATTTTAACAGACATTGCGACTGAAGCCGACCTTCACAGTAGAAGACCCCTCGAAAATATCCCAGATTTTTATAATGAAGGCACTCCTATCGACTGCACAATCGGGATAGCGCAGAAAATCAGACATTCATTATTTTGGAGCCACTCTCATGTCGATTGCCGAACAGGTCTATGAACTGGTAAAGTCTCTTCCGCAAGACCAAGCCAGCGAGATTCTAGCATTTGCTCAACAAATTCGCGATCGCTCCCGAAGCGCGGAGTCTCCCGATCCAACGGTTGCGTCAGCTTCATGGTCAGCGTTAGTCTATTCCCTAGCTGGTAGTTGGGGGGATGATTTTCCAAGTTTAGAAGAGATTCGCAGCCCGTCAGGACAGGATATCTTGCGGGAAAGTCTTTAAATGTACGTTTTAGATACCAATACTCTAATCTACTATTTCAAAGGGCAAGGGCAGGTTGCCCACAATCTTGCGAATGTTGTTCCCCAAGCCATTATCATTTCTACAATTGTTCTGTTTGAATTACAGGTGGGAATTGCCAAATCCGCATCGCCAACTCGAAGAATTCAGCAACTCCAGCAACTCCTGAATCAAGTTAATTTAGTACCATTCGATCGGCAGCAAGCTATAGCAGCCGCAACCATTCGCGCTCAATTAGAGCAATAAGGGACACCCATTGGTTCAATTGATATTTTGATTGCTGGAAGCGCGATCGCACTTCAGGCAACTCTAGTCACTCATAATGTCAATGAGTTTTCTAGAGTGCAAGGTTTGGCGATCGCAGATTGGTACTAACCTCCGCCAACCCCCTCACAGCAACCCCCCCAGTCCGATATCTTTAATCGTCAGCGATCGCGCTTCAAACAGGGCTAACATATCCTTGGGTTGAGGATTGCCCCGCGAAGCTCCTTGAAATCCCCGTGCAATAATTAAACCGCAATAGCCCTGAGCTTGTTGGCATAGCTCATCCCAGGAGGAGCGAATCACCTCCGACTCTAAAGTATTCGAGTCTAGCGGATCGACATACACGTTACCATCCCCCGTTAAGAACAGGCTTAAGTCAACGCGATCGCTACTTAACAACCCAATTTGACGGATACCTCCCGCCTCTTGCAAGGATTTAATAATCCCCTTCGCCTTGGGTTTAGATGTTTGAATCAGAATAATTGGAAACCCTTCCCCCTCCGGTTGAATGGCTTCTGTCGCCGCCTGGTAAAAGCCTGCTTTTTGGCGCAACTGTTCTAACGCCTCCCACGGAACCACCCCCACACTGCGAAACGCGTTATCCGGTACGGGTTCGTCCCACAGCAGCGGAACTGGCAGTTCCCAGAACTCATCCTCTTCATCCTCGTCAATCGAAGAGTTTTCTACCATATCAAACAGTTCTAGCGCCACCTCTGGCAAAGTTTTCACCTGCACGGTTACGGTAGAGGGATCGCCTTGAGTTTGGGGAAAGGGGACGCGATAGCGGCGGTTTAATGCCGGAAACTCTTCTAGCGAGAGTTGCTTGCGACTGGCCTTAAAAAAGCGCTGCAAGCTTTCTAAGGCGATAATCATTAATTGGGCTTCTTCGGTATGCAGGATCGCTCGCAAGCCTTCTAAGGGGTGGAGAGTGCCAAAACTGGCCTCGATTTCTGACCAAGGTAAATGGGCCAGATCGATGTCTTCATCTTCCTCCAAAAATAAGGTTTCTTCGCGTGCCTCGAAGGTTATATATAGGCAGTCTTGCTTAAGAAAAGCCTCTTCGAGATGTTCCATCTCGGAATGCGCGAGTACCGTGGCACGAAACTGCTTGAGGGACTCTAAAGAGCGATAGAACAAAATCCCATACTCTTCCCCTAACATTCCCATAATGGAGACATAGAGCGTGTCTGTATCGCAGCAGTTGAGTTCAATGGCGAGGA
This window encodes:
- the zds gene encoding 9,9'-di-cis-zeta-carotene desaturase; translation: MRVAIVGAGLAGLATAIDLADAGHEVEIFESRPFVGGKVGSWVDADGNHVEMGLHVFFGCYYNLFELMQKVGAIDSLLLKDHIHTFINRGGVTGALDFRFITGAPFNGLKAFFTTSQLSLQDKLQNAIALGTSPIVRGLVDFEGAMRTIRDLDRISFADWFRKQGGSQGSLKRMWNPIAYALGFIDTEKMSARCMLTIFQLFAARTEASVLRMLEGSPDEYLHQPILRYLEARGTKVYTRRRVREVQFREENGKTHVTGIVVAQGETEELVTADAYVAACDVPGIQRLLPEAWRKWSEFDNIYKLDAVPVATVQLRFDGWVTELNDPQQRQQLQKAAGIDNLLYTADADFSCFADLALTSPSDYYREGQGSLLQVVLTPGDPFIKQNNEAIAQHVLKQVHDLFPSSRELNMTWYSVVKLAQSLYREAPGMDPYRPPQKTPIPNFFLAGSYTQQDYIDSMEGATLSGKQAAKAILESISA
- a CDS encoding DUF6930 domain-containing protein, giving the protein MTTLNRSTCRRLKQLPQLPSVWEGDRRTIAAHLAVDTDGQERLLAKEEAQGECILWVDGSEGVVRAMDVVTENIGPEAIVRTLLKAIESPHSPAQPSLPQKIVVRDREIQFYLRGVLQDLGINIEYVPHLPLIDQLFNEFQTDVRAEPPDIPPEYAELLAEKARNIWRLAPWRILGEHQILAIELNCCDTDTLYVSIMGMLGEEYGILFYRSLESLKQFRATVLAHSEMEHLEEAFLKQDCLYITFEAREETLFLEEDEDIDLAHLPWSEIEASFGTLHPLEGLRAILHTEEAQLMIIALESLQRFFKASRKQLSLEEFPALNRRYRVPFPQTQGDPSTVTVQVKTLPEVALELFDMVENSSIDEDEEDEFWELPVPLLWDEPVPDNAFRSVGVVPWEALEQLRQKAGFYQAATEAIQPEGEGFPIILIQTSKPKAKGIIKSLQEAGGIRQIGLLSSDRVDLSLFLTGDGNVYVDPLDSNTLESEVIRSSWDELCQQAQGYCGLIIARGFQGASRGNPQPKDMLALFEARSLTIKDIGLGGLL
- a CDS encoding DUF790 family protein, whose product is MLPTELLSHRQNGETIIPKRLPLDSRNITLANDLIDCFQECVGKRQGELDQILLDFEGDRPDFRIIRGLAHLLKSGFCTFEIVSPLEPIILRQKVFTTSAKLVPSPEATKQTLSNLSILLSQELKREILPQDIQNGLYADLFENRILTQFDTPDAESLIHRYNLSQVQGIFYRATNIKITAHRNVPGEYKLLFRYLKLFQLMAYIEGDADHGFTITIDGPASLFKSSTRYGLAIAKLIPALLHVTKWSLQATLQTRDYYTGASKQGFFSLDSQCNLVSHYSADKTYDSMLEEAFANRWDKLKTDWVLEREVDLIPIPGSVMIPDFRLVHPDGRNYLLEIVGYWRLEYLQKKFYQVRRSDCDNLILAISERLNLEKAGVKLKDTPAKIIWFKDKLSPKAVLEQLDS
- a CDS encoding SRPBCC family protein, encoding MTDWLEHSVQVEVAVPIETSWELWSDLEQMPRWMKWIDSVKVLEDNPDLSRWKLATGGLEFSWLSRILKLVPHQIIQWESVDGLPNRGAIRFYDRHGSSIVKLTVAYAIPGILGQLMDNLFLGRVVESTIQADLERFREYALKHEGSKA